In Anomaloglossus baeobatrachus isolate aAnoBae1 chromosome 6, aAnoBae1.hap1, whole genome shotgun sequence, the genomic stretch CAAGATCTGTTGTAATGGATGATTACCGGATGTATGAACTCAGCCTTAGTTATAACATTTGTttaaacatttttctccataatCTATTTTAATAAATGGAAAACACCTTGAAGATCCTCTTGTACAAAAGGAGATCAAAATGAAGTTCCTCTCAATGTGGCCTATTTAAAAAAACATGCACAAATATTTCCAAAAAAAGATACAGTATTATTTTAAAgtcatgttcacatgtagcataaatgctgatTTTTTTCTGCATTGTTATTTGTGGAGAAAATTCCCTATTTTTAAGTGTATTTTAATTTAATGAAAATGTTCATGCCGTTGTTGCAATCtgcatttattgtgcatttttattACAGTATTAAATGAGTAgagaaagtgagaaaaaaaatgtaattctggtttTAACCACAGAATCCCAGTGTcctgcactaaaaaaaaaaaaaaaaaaaaaaaaaaaaaaaaaaaaaaaagctgtatcaCATGTATGCTAAAGAAATAAAAATGATACAAGAACCCAGCAAAATAAAAGTAGATCACTACTGTATGTTTCAAAAATTTCTGAGATGGTCCCATTTATCGcagaaatgtgtaaacctgctgcaAAACTATTCAAACATAATGACTTTCAATAAACCAATCTACAAATTCCTACAACTAAGATGTATAATCATATCAAATGCAAatattttaattaataaataatcTTAGAAGTGATTATTTATTCCAGAAAGAAATCCCTCATACTAGCTCTAAATTATTTGCTTATTGGTTGTCCcactaataaaaaaacaaaacaaacaaacaaaagaaaaacaaaaacaaataagaataaaataaaacacaaataatctACTATTTACAATTACTACTAAATGCCTTATACTGTGGCACAGTGAAGGGTTAAACTGGTCATCATATAGATGTGCTTTATAATGAAGTGACACGTTAACAATGAAGGACACATCACATTCTTCTCTATATCCACTCTTTATTGCAAAATaaaaatcactaaaaaaaaaaaaaaagtttgttttctaAAAAATCATTAGTATACAAAGAGGCTGTGTACATGTACACGTAAGGAGTTGCATTGCATTCAATGAAGACTAGAGATCAAAAGTAACTTGATCTTGTAAGTCGCATAATTAAAGGGAAGTCATTTCAGTTCGGATATAATAATTTACATAAATTAGTATATGCCCTATATTTAAAGTTCTTCCCACAGATCTTGTAAGTCTGAAACGACTTGAAGTAATAGATCGAATTCCCAAGATCTGGAAATCCTTGCTGAGGACACTGCAAAGAGGAAGTCTCATACGCTGGAGTAACTGCAGTAATAGACAGCAGTGCTGGCATCTGACAGCACCGAGGAGATCAGCCCATTGTCTGCCGCCGGCTCCTGGCCATGGTAATGCGTGCCTACATCTGACTTGCCTATAAAACTAAGATACTGCTCAAATTCAGTCCTGTCCACCTCGCCCAACAGTTCATTCTGCTGCCCGGATTCCACTCTGGGGATCTGCTGAGCCTCTGGTGGAGGCGAGGGCTGAGTGACTGGCACAGGGTGATGTCTACCAGCACTGGGCATGTACATGTGGCTGTAGTACATCTGTGGTGGGGTCTGGCACCCCATCATGTTCTGCACAGGGCTCCCTTGCCCCATCTGTTCAGTCTGTGGAATATGCCTCCCCAGCACAGTGGAGGCAGGACTCTGCTGGTGGGAAGTATATGGGGTGTTGTAAGCATAGGGCATCATAGGGCAATCTTCCTGGGCAGGAGTGAAGAAGGTATGCTCAGACTCAGGGATATCCAGAGGGGAGGTGTCTGGTGTGGGCAAGCTGTAGCTGTCATAGTGGGCACCAATGGCTGGAGACTCTCTGTAGTGATGGCCACCCTGGGGTAGCTGGCCTGGGTGATAGGACTGCTCTGGATACCCAAGGCTGAAGGTGTCCACACACATCCTTCCATCAGTGGCCAGCATGGTGGGGTCAGCCTGCTCGGACATCTGCATGAAGCTGCTGTCTGCCCTCTTCATCCTCTTCACCTGCTTCCTCCTCCGGGGTCTGTACTTATAATTGGGATGATCCTGCATGTGCTGCACCCGCAGTCTCTCCGCTTCCTCCACAAATGGCCGCTTCTCACCCATTGCCAGAGATTTCCAGGACTTCcctgaaaattggaaaaaaagtaaCATTGTGATCAGATTATT encodes the following:
- the LOC142244142 gene encoding transcription factor Sox-17-alpha-like; translation: MSSPDGGYVSDDQLQGKCSAPVMMPALGQCQWAPDTLSTSMGENKGKGETSNSRSKSEARIRRPMNAFMVWAKDERKRLAQQNPDLHNAELSKMLGKSWKSLAMGEKRPFVEEAERLRVQHMQDHPNYKYRPRRRKQVKRMKRADSSFMQMSEQADPTMLATDGRMCVDTFSLGYPEQSYHPGQLPQGGHHYRESPAIGAHYDSYSLPTPDTSPLDIPESEHTFFTPAQEDCPMMPYAYNTPYTSHQQSPASTVLGRHIPQTEQMGQGSPVQNMMGCQTPPQMYYSHMYMPSAGRHHPVPVTQPSPPPEAQQIPRVESGQQNELLGEVDRTEFEQYLSFIGKSDVGTHYHGQEPAADNGLISSVLSDASTAVYYCSYSSV